A stretch of Vespa velutina chromosome 8, iVesVel2.1, whole genome shotgun sequence DNA encodes these proteins:
- the LOC124951198 gene encoding ephrin type-B receptor 2 isoform X3, translated as MAPFFAASTLAGVLRPLLALLLALLIGCPRAIHAEQVVLLDTTTEAKLEWTRYPYGPQASTPGWVEESFTNFDKGINWRSYVVCDVAYNNVNNWLWTPFIERGPANRMYIEIKFTTRDCSLFPGNALSCKETFSLLYYEFDAATKEPPPWEPDSYKLIGRIAAGEGRFNTNTEVVINTEIKSVPVTKKGVYFAFRDQGACISLLAIKVYYISCPEISVNFAHFPATPTGREVALVEQTIGTCVANAVKIETPTFLCKGDGKWYLPSGGCHCKPGYQADIEKQQCIECPIGRFKHEAGPHNCELCPTHSKSTDQAVTECRCDADYYRATDDPKKMPCTQPPSAPQNLTVNFVDQSTVILSWNAPHKLGGRTDTTYRVVCDACSMGVKYIPNTEIFNDTKITITGLNAVTTYRFQVFAENGVSAQAGKSEYVDITVTTEASVPSLVSNVRITSVKSSELSISWDAPVTEVGGDSDHVERYEVRCYPRFDDAINATVIQTSDLSATFKGLKPATDYAIQVRAKTTRGWGEYTPVIYKKTPHAMGLDYVGEDDNMQVRIIAGAVVAVVVLLVIIIVMTVLFLRRNPLHLNPYASLDSTHIMQFRCSRASDECNKKQPSDCDTLEYRNGEGLVVTYMHCKMDSSPIVTTHTNNKSKSSLGVTGAGAGGTGGTGARSYVDPHTYEDPNQAVREFAREIDAGYITIEAIIGGGEFGDVCRGKLKLPPDGRTEIDVAIKTLKPGSADKARNDFLTEASIMGQFEHPNVIFLQGVVTKSNPVMIITEFMENGSLDTFLRANDGKFQVLQLVGMLRGIASGMQYLAEMNYVHRDLAARNVLVNAALVCKIADFGLSREIESATEGAYTTRGGKIPVRWTAPEAIAFRKFTSASDVWSMGIVCWEVMSYGERPYWNWSNQDVIKSIEKGYRLPAPMDCPEAIYQLMLDCWQKERTHRPTFANLTQTLDKLIRSPDTLRKIAQNSVRPPAHNPYYVTSHTAAAQAAAAAAAAAATAAATAASAAAPVPGAPTTGPFPVDVVGHQAHQAQSTIAVPVMPPGAARSLHYHTHAATHALPHQPPLTYPNWVPFTHFG; from the exons TGGGTGGAAGAGTCATTCACAAACTTCGACAAGGGCATCAATTGGCGGAGTTACGTCGTCTGCGACGTTGCTTACAACAACGTGAACAATTGGCTCTGGACGCCGTTCATCGAGAGGGGTCCGGCGAATCGCATGTACATAGAAATCAAATTCACGACACGAGACTGCTCGTTGTTCCCTGGAAATGCTCTTAGCTGCAAGGAGACATTCAGTCTTCTCTACTACGAGTTTGATGCTGCTACGAAAGAGCCACCACCATGGGAGCCGGACAGTTATAAACTCATCG GACGAATAGCCGCTGGCGAGGGTAGATTCAACACGAATACGGAAGTGGTGATTAACACCGAAATAAAGTCCGTACCAGTTACGAAGAAGGGCGTGTACTTTGCCTTCCGTGATCAAGGTGCCTGCATCTCGCTTCTCGCTATAAAGGTTTATTACATTAGCTGTCCGGAAATCTCGGTGAACTTCGCTCATTTTCCGGCGACACCAACCGGCCGCGAAGTTGCCTTGGTCGAACAAACGATCGGCACCTGCGTCGCAAATGCCGTTAAGATCGAGACACCGACGTTCCTTTGCAAGGGTGATGGCAAATGGTATCTACCAAGTGGTGGATGTCATTGCAAACCTGGTTACCAAGCGGACATTGAAAAGCAGCAGTGCATCGAGTGTCCAATCGGTAGATTCAAGCACGAGGCTGGACCCCACAACTGCGAGCTGTGTCCTACTCATAGCAAATCGACCGATCAGGCTGTCACCGAGTGCCGGTGCGATGCTGATTATTACAGAGCTACTGATGATCCCAAGAAAATGCCTTGCACGC AACCACCGTCAGCGCCTCAGAACTTAACCGTCAATTTTGTGGACCAATCGACGGTGATCCTTTCGTGGAACGCACCGCACAAACTCGGTGGTAGGACCGACACAACGTATAGGGTCGTTTGCGATGCTTGCAGTATGGGTGTCAAATATATACCTAACACG gaGATCTTCAACGATACGAAGATCACGATCACTGGCTTAAATGCTGTCACGACTTATCGTTTCCAAGTGTTCGCCGAAAATGGTGTGTCCGCACAGGCTGGTAAGTCGGAATACGTGGACATCACGGTCACTACCGAAGCAAGTGTACCGAGTTTGGTGAGCAATGTTAGAATCACGAGCGTCAAAAGTTCCGAGCTGAGCATTAGTTGGGATGCACCGGTCACTGAAGTAGGTGGAGATAGCGATCACGTCGAGAGATACGAAG TGAGGTGTTATCCGCGCTTCGACGATGCCATTAACGCCACTGTGATCCAAACTTCAGATCTCTCTGCCACTTTTAAAGGCCTAAAACCAGCAACGGATTACGCGATTCAGGTTCGAGCTAAAACCACACGTGGCTGGGGCGAATATACTCCTGTTATCTACAAAAAGACACCGCACGCGATGGGACTCG ATTATGTCGGTGAAGATGACAATATGCAAGTCAGAATAATTGCCGGTGCAGTAGTTGCAGTTGTCGTCCTTCttgttatcatcatcgtcatgaCCGTTCTCTTCCTGAGAAG AAACCCTTTACATTTAAACCCATACGCTTCACTCGACTCGACTCATATAATGCAATTTCGATGCAGCAGGGCCTCAGACGAGTGTAACAAGAAACAGCCGAGCGATTGCGACACCTTGGAATACAGAAACGGCGAAG GACTAGTTGTGACCTACA TGCACTGCAAAATGGACAGTTCACCGATTGTGACAACCCACACCAACAACAAGAGCAAGTCGTCGC TGGGAGTAACCGGAGCGGGTGCTGGAGGTACAGGTGGAACCGGTGCTAGAAGCTACGTTGATCCTCACACCTACGAAGATCCAAATCAGGCTGTTCGAGAATTTGCTAGAGAGATTGACGCTGGATATATCACGATAGAGGCCATAATCG GTGGTGGTGAATTCGGAGACGTTTGTCGTGGTAAATTAAAACTACCACCGGATGGTCGAACTGAAATCGACGTGGCCATAAAGACACTGAAACCTGGCTCTGCTGACAAAGCACGGAACGACTTTCTAACGGAAGCCTCGATAATGGGTCAGTTTGAGCACCCCAATGTGATATTCCTTCAGGGTGTCGTGACAAAGAGCAATCCAGTGATGATCATCACCGAATTCATGGAGAACGGAAGTTTGGACACTTTTCTTCGAGCGAACGACGGTAAATTCCAAGTGCTTCAGCTGGTCGGTATGTTACGTGGTATAGCGAGTGGTATGCAGTATCTCGCTGAAATGAATTACGTTCATCGTGATCTCGCGGCAAGGAATGTCCTAGTGAATGCTGCTCTGGTTTGTAAGATAGCTGATTTTGGACTGAGCCGAGAGATTGAAAGCGCGACAGAGGGCGCATATACGACCAGG GGCGGTAAGATTCCGGTACGATGGACAGCACCAGAGGCAATAGCATTCCGTAAATTCACTAGCGCCTCCGACGTCTGGAGTATGGGCATCGTTTGTTGGGAAGTCATGTCCTACGGCGAGAGACCATATTGGAATTGGTCCAACCAAGATGTGATAAAGTCGATCGAAAAAGGATACAGACTTCCAGCACCGATGGACTGTCCCGAAGCAATTTATCAGTTAATGCTCGACTGTTGGCAGAAAGAACGAACTCATCGGCCTACCTTCGCCAATCTCACTCAGACATTGGATAAACTCATACGGAGTCCGGATACTTTGAGGAAAATCGCCCAAAACAG cgtGAGGCCGCCCGCACACAATCCGTACTATGTCACAAGCCATACGGCTGCCGCCCAGGCCGCAgcagcggcggcggcggctgCTGCCACGGCGGCTGCCACGGCTGCCTCGGCGGCTGCTCCGGTACCAGGTGCACCCACAACGGGACCGTTCCCCGTAGACGTGGTCGGTCATCAGGCCCATCAGGCCCAGTCAACGATTGCCGTTCCAGTAATGCCACCAGGAGCCGCCCGTAGCCTACACTATCACACACACGCAGCAACACACGCACTGCCACATCAACCACCTCTAACATATCCCAATTGGGTTCCCTTCACTCACTTTGGTTGA
- the LOC124951198 gene encoding ephrin type-B receptor 1 isoform X19, which produces MAPFFAASTLAGVLRPLLALLLALLIGCPRAIHAEQVVLLDTTTEAKLEWTRYPYGPQASTPGWVEESFTNFDKGINWRSYVVCDVAYNNVNNWLWTPFIERGPANRMYIEIKFTTRDCSLFPGNALSCKETFSLLYYEFDAATKEPPPWEPDSYKLIGRIAAGEGRFNTNTEVVINTEIKSVPVTKKGVYFAFRDQGACISLLAIKVYYISCPEISVNFAHFPATPTGREVALVEQTIGTCVANAVKIETPTFLCKGDGKWYLPSGGCHCKPGYQADIEKQQCIECPIGRFKHEAGPHNCELCPTHSKSTDQAVTECRCDADYYRATDDPKKMPCTQPPSAPQNLTVNFVDQSTVILSWNAPHKLGGRTDTTYRVVCDACSMGVKYIPNTEIFNDTKITITGLNAVTTYRFQVFAENGVSAQAGKSEYVDITVTTEASVPSLVSNVRITSVKSSELSISWDAPVTEVGGDSDHVERYEVRCYPRFDDAINATVIQTSDLSATFKGLKPATDYAIQVRAKTTRGWGEYTPVIYKKTPHAMGLDYVGEDDNMQVRIIAGAVVAVVVLLVIIIVMTVLFLRSRASDECNKKQPSDCDTLEYRNGEGLVVTYMGVTGAGAGGTGGTGARSYVDPHTYEDPNQAVREFAREIDAGYITIEAIIGGGEFGDVCRGKLKLPPDGRTEIDVAIKTLKPGSADKARNDFLTEASIMGQFEHPNVIFLQGVVTKSNPVMIITEFMENGSLDTFLRANDGKFQVLQLVGMLRGIASGMQYLAEMNYVHRDLAARNVLVNAALVCKIADFGLSREIESATEGAYTTRGGKIPVRWTAPEAIAFRKFTSASDVWSMGIVCWEVMSYGERPYWNWSNQDVIKSIEKGYRLPAPMDCPEAIYQLMLDCWQKERTHRPTFANLTQTLDKLIRSPDTLRKIAQNSVRPPAHNPYYVTSHTAAAQAAAAAAAAAATAAATAASAAAPVPGAPTTGPFPVDVVGHQAHQAQSTIAVPVMPPGAARSLHYHTHAATHALPHQPPLTYPNWVPFTHFG; this is translated from the exons TGGGTGGAAGAGTCATTCACAAACTTCGACAAGGGCATCAATTGGCGGAGTTACGTCGTCTGCGACGTTGCTTACAACAACGTGAACAATTGGCTCTGGACGCCGTTCATCGAGAGGGGTCCGGCGAATCGCATGTACATAGAAATCAAATTCACGACACGAGACTGCTCGTTGTTCCCTGGAAATGCTCTTAGCTGCAAGGAGACATTCAGTCTTCTCTACTACGAGTTTGATGCTGCTACGAAAGAGCCACCACCATGGGAGCCGGACAGTTATAAACTCATCG GACGAATAGCCGCTGGCGAGGGTAGATTCAACACGAATACGGAAGTGGTGATTAACACCGAAATAAAGTCCGTACCAGTTACGAAGAAGGGCGTGTACTTTGCCTTCCGTGATCAAGGTGCCTGCATCTCGCTTCTCGCTATAAAGGTTTATTACATTAGCTGTCCGGAAATCTCGGTGAACTTCGCTCATTTTCCGGCGACACCAACCGGCCGCGAAGTTGCCTTGGTCGAACAAACGATCGGCACCTGCGTCGCAAATGCCGTTAAGATCGAGACACCGACGTTCCTTTGCAAGGGTGATGGCAAATGGTATCTACCAAGTGGTGGATGTCATTGCAAACCTGGTTACCAAGCGGACATTGAAAAGCAGCAGTGCATCGAGTGTCCAATCGGTAGATTCAAGCACGAGGCTGGACCCCACAACTGCGAGCTGTGTCCTACTCATAGCAAATCGACCGATCAGGCTGTCACCGAGTGCCGGTGCGATGCTGATTATTACAGAGCTACTGATGATCCCAAGAAAATGCCTTGCACGC AACCACCGTCAGCGCCTCAGAACTTAACCGTCAATTTTGTGGACCAATCGACGGTGATCCTTTCGTGGAACGCACCGCACAAACTCGGTGGTAGGACCGACACAACGTATAGGGTCGTTTGCGATGCTTGCAGTATGGGTGTCAAATATATACCTAACACG gaGATCTTCAACGATACGAAGATCACGATCACTGGCTTAAATGCTGTCACGACTTATCGTTTCCAAGTGTTCGCCGAAAATGGTGTGTCCGCACAGGCTGGTAAGTCGGAATACGTGGACATCACGGTCACTACCGAAGCAAGTGTACCGAGTTTGGTGAGCAATGTTAGAATCACGAGCGTCAAAAGTTCCGAGCTGAGCATTAGTTGGGATGCACCGGTCACTGAAGTAGGTGGAGATAGCGATCACGTCGAGAGATACGAAG TGAGGTGTTATCCGCGCTTCGACGATGCCATTAACGCCACTGTGATCCAAACTTCAGATCTCTCTGCCACTTTTAAAGGCCTAAAACCAGCAACGGATTACGCGATTCAGGTTCGAGCTAAAACCACACGTGGCTGGGGCGAATATACTCCTGTTATCTACAAAAAGACACCGCACGCGATGGGACTCG ATTATGTCGGTGAAGATGACAATATGCAAGTCAGAATAATTGCCGGTGCAGTAGTTGCAGTTGTCGTCCTTCttgttatcatcatcgtcatgaCCGTTCTCTTCCTGAGAAG CAGGGCCTCAGACGAGTGTAACAAGAAACAGCCGAGCGATTGCGACACCTTGGAATACAGAAACGGCGAAG GACTAGTTGTGACCTACA TGGGAGTAACCGGAGCGGGTGCTGGAGGTACAGGTGGAACCGGTGCTAGAAGCTACGTTGATCCTCACACCTACGAAGATCCAAATCAGGCTGTTCGAGAATTTGCTAGAGAGATTGACGCTGGATATATCACGATAGAGGCCATAATCG GTGGTGGTGAATTCGGAGACGTTTGTCGTGGTAAATTAAAACTACCACCGGATGGTCGAACTGAAATCGACGTGGCCATAAAGACACTGAAACCTGGCTCTGCTGACAAAGCACGGAACGACTTTCTAACGGAAGCCTCGATAATGGGTCAGTTTGAGCACCCCAATGTGATATTCCTTCAGGGTGTCGTGACAAAGAGCAATCCAGTGATGATCATCACCGAATTCATGGAGAACGGAAGTTTGGACACTTTTCTTCGAGCGAACGACGGTAAATTCCAAGTGCTTCAGCTGGTCGGTATGTTACGTGGTATAGCGAGTGGTATGCAGTATCTCGCTGAAATGAATTACGTTCATCGTGATCTCGCGGCAAGGAATGTCCTAGTGAATGCTGCTCTGGTTTGTAAGATAGCTGATTTTGGACTGAGCCGAGAGATTGAAAGCGCGACAGAGGGCGCATATACGACCAGG GGCGGTAAGATTCCGGTACGATGGACAGCACCAGAGGCAATAGCATTCCGTAAATTCACTAGCGCCTCCGACGTCTGGAGTATGGGCATCGTTTGTTGGGAAGTCATGTCCTACGGCGAGAGACCATATTGGAATTGGTCCAACCAAGATGTGATAAAGTCGATCGAAAAAGGATACAGACTTCCAGCACCGATGGACTGTCCCGAAGCAATTTATCAGTTAATGCTCGACTGTTGGCAGAAAGAACGAACTCATCGGCCTACCTTCGCCAATCTCACTCAGACATTGGATAAACTCATACGGAGTCCGGATACTTTGAGGAAAATCGCCCAAAACAG cgtGAGGCCGCCCGCACACAATCCGTACTATGTCACAAGCCATACGGCTGCCGCCCAGGCCGCAgcagcggcggcggcggctgCTGCCACGGCGGCTGCCACGGCTGCCTCGGCGGCTGCTCCGGTACCAGGTGCACCCACAACGGGACCGTTCCCCGTAGACGTGGTCGGTCATCAGGCCCATCAGGCCCAGTCAACGATTGCCGTTCCAGTAATGCCACCAGGAGCCGCCCGTAGCCTACACTATCACACACACGCAGCAACACACGCACTGCCACATCAACCACCTCTAACATATCCCAATTGGGTTCCCTTCACTCACTTTGGTTGA
- the LOC124951198 gene encoding ephrin type-A receptor 4 isoform X12, translating into MAPFFAASTLAGVLRPLLALLLALLIGCPRAIHAEQVVLLDTTTEAKLEWTRYPYGPQASTPGWVEESFTNFDKGINWRSYVVCDVAYNNVNNWLWTPFIERGPANRMYIEIKFTTRDCSLFPGNALSCKETFSLLYYEFDAATKEPPPWEPDSYKLIGRIAAGEGRFNTNTEVVINTEIKSVPVTKKGVYFAFRDQGACISLLAIKVYYISCPEISVNFAHFPATPTGREVALVEQTIGTCVANAVKIETPTFLCKGDGKWYLPSGGCHCKPGYQADIEKQQCIECPIGRFKHEAGPHNCELCPTHSKSTDQAVTECRCDADYYRATDDPKKMPCTQPPSAPQNLTVNFVDQSTVILSWNAPHKLGGRTDTTYRVVCDACSMGVKYIPNTEIFNDTKITITGLNAVTTYRFQVFAENGVSAQAGKSEYVDITVTTEASVPSLVSNVRITSVKSSELSISWDAPVTEVGGDSDHVERYEVRCYPRFDDAINATVIQTSDLSATFKGLKPATDYAIQVRAKTTRGWGEYTPVIYKKTPHAMGLDYVGEDDNMQVRIIAGAVVAVVVLLVIIIVMTVLFLRRASDECNKKQPSDCDTLEYRNGEVHCKMDSSPIVTTHTNNKSKSSLTTPLFTPAVGVTGAGAGGTGGTGARSYVDPHTYEDPNQAVREFAREIDAGYITIEAIIGGGEFGDVCRGKLKLPPDGRTEIDVAIKTLKPGSADKARNDFLTEASIMGQFEHPNVIFLQGVVTKSNPVMIITEFMENGSLDTFLRANDGKFQVLQLVGMLRGIASGMQYLAEMNYVHRDLAARNVLVNAALVCKIADFGLSREIESATEGAYTTRGGKIPVRWTAPEAIAFRKFTSASDVWSMGIVCWEVMSYGERPYWNWSNQDVIKSIEKGYRLPAPMDCPEAIYQLMLDCWQKERTHRPTFANLTQTLDKLIRSPDTLRKIAQNSVRPPAHNPYYVTSHTAAAQAAAAAAAAAATAAATAASAAAPVPGAPTTGPFPVDVVGHQAHQAQSTIAVPVMPPGAARSLHYHTHAATHALPHQPPLTYPNWVPFTHFG; encoded by the exons TGGGTGGAAGAGTCATTCACAAACTTCGACAAGGGCATCAATTGGCGGAGTTACGTCGTCTGCGACGTTGCTTACAACAACGTGAACAATTGGCTCTGGACGCCGTTCATCGAGAGGGGTCCGGCGAATCGCATGTACATAGAAATCAAATTCACGACACGAGACTGCTCGTTGTTCCCTGGAAATGCTCTTAGCTGCAAGGAGACATTCAGTCTTCTCTACTACGAGTTTGATGCTGCTACGAAAGAGCCACCACCATGGGAGCCGGACAGTTATAAACTCATCG GACGAATAGCCGCTGGCGAGGGTAGATTCAACACGAATACGGAAGTGGTGATTAACACCGAAATAAAGTCCGTACCAGTTACGAAGAAGGGCGTGTACTTTGCCTTCCGTGATCAAGGTGCCTGCATCTCGCTTCTCGCTATAAAGGTTTATTACATTAGCTGTCCGGAAATCTCGGTGAACTTCGCTCATTTTCCGGCGACACCAACCGGCCGCGAAGTTGCCTTGGTCGAACAAACGATCGGCACCTGCGTCGCAAATGCCGTTAAGATCGAGACACCGACGTTCCTTTGCAAGGGTGATGGCAAATGGTATCTACCAAGTGGTGGATGTCATTGCAAACCTGGTTACCAAGCGGACATTGAAAAGCAGCAGTGCATCGAGTGTCCAATCGGTAGATTCAAGCACGAGGCTGGACCCCACAACTGCGAGCTGTGTCCTACTCATAGCAAATCGACCGATCAGGCTGTCACCGAGTGCCGGTGCGATGCTGATTATTACAGAGCTACTGATGATCCCAAGAAAATGCCTTGCACGC AACCACCGTCAGCGCCTCAGAACTTAACCGTCAATTTTGTGGACCAATCGACGGTGATCCTTTCGTGGAACGCACCGCACAAACTCGGTGGTAGGACCGACACAACGTATAGGGTCGTTTGCGATGCTTGCAGTATGGGTGTCAAATATATACCTAACACG gaGATCTTCAACGATACGAAGATCACGATCACTGGCTTAAATGCTGTCACGACTTATCGTTTCCAAGTGTTCGCCGAAAATGGTGTGTCCGCACAGGCTGGTAAGTCGGAATACGTGGACATCACGGTCACTACCGAAGCAAGTGTACCGAGTTTGGTGAGCAATGTTAGAATCACGAGCGTCAAAAGTTCCGAGCTGAGCATTAGTTGGGATGCACCGGTCACTGAAGTAGGTGGAGATAGCGATCACGTCGAGAGATACGAAG TGAGGTGTTATCCGCGCTTCGACGATGCCATTAACGCCACTGTGATCCAAACTTCAGATCTCTCTGCCACTTTTAAAGGCCTAAAACCAGCAACGGATTACGCGATTCAGGTTCGAGCTAAAACCACACGTGGCTGGGGCGAATATACTCCTGTTATCTACAAAAAGACACCGCACGCGATGGGACTCG ATTATGTCGGTGAAGATGACAATATGCAAGTCAGAATAATTGCCGGTGCAGTAGTTGCAGTTGTCGTCCTTCttgttatcatcatcgtcatgaCCGTTCTCTTCCTGAGAAG GGCCTCAGACGAGTGTAACAAGAAACAGCCGAGCGATTGCGACACCTTGGAATACAGAAACGGCGAAG TGCACTGCAAAATGGACAGTTCACCGATTGTGACAACCCACACCAACAACAAGAGCAAGTCGTCGC TGACGACGCCGCTGTTCACGCCTGCAGTGGGAGTAACCGGAGCGGGTGCTGGAGGTACAGGTGGAACCGGTGCTAGAAGCTACGTTGATCCTCACACCTACGAAGATCCAAATCAGGCTGTTCGAGAATTTGCTAGAGAGATTGACGCTGGATATATCACGATAGAGGCCATAATCG GTGGTGGTGAATTCGGAGACGTTTGTCGTGGTAAATTAAAACTACCACCGGATGGTCGAACTGAAATCGACGTGGCCATAAAGACACTGAAACCTGGCTCTGCTGACAAAGCACGGAACGACTTTCTAACGGAAGCCTCGATAATGGGTCAGTTTGAGCACCCCAATGTGATATTCCTTCAGGGTGTCGTGACAAAGAGCAATCCAGTGATGATCATCACCGAATTCATGGAGAACGGAAGTTTGGACACTTTTCTTCGAGCGAACGACGGTAAATTCCAAGTGCTTCAGCTGGTCGGTATGTTACGTGGTATAGCGAGTGGTATGCAGTATCTCGCTGAAATGAATTACGTTCATCGTGATCTCGCGGCAAGGAATGTCCTAGTGAATGCTGCTCTGGTTTGTAAGATAGCTGATTTTGGACTGAGCCGAGAGATTGAAAGCGCGACAGAGGGCGCATATACGACCAGG GGCGGTAAGATTCCGGTACGATGGACAGCACCAGAGGCAATAGCATTCCGTAAATTCACTAGCGCCTCCGACGTCTGGAGTATGGGCATCGTTTGTTGGGAAGTCATGTCCTACGGCGAGAGACCATATTGGAATTGGTCCAACCAAGATGTGATAAAGTCGATCGAAAAAGGATACAGACTTCCAGCACCGATGGACTGTCCCGAAGCAATTTATCAGTTAATGCTCGACTGTTGGCAGAAAGAACGAACTCATCGGCCTACCTTCGCCAATCTCACTCAGACATTGGATAAACTCATACGGAGTCCGGATACTTTGAGGAAAATCGCCCAAAACAG cgtGAGGCCGCCCGCACACAATCCGTACTATGTCACAAGCCATACGGCTGCCGCCCAGGCCGCAgcagcggcggcggcggctgCTGCCACGGCGGCTGCCACGGCTGCCTCGGCGGCTGCTCCGGTACCAGGTGCACCCACAACGGGACCGTTCCCCGTAGACGTGGTCGGTCATCAGGCCCATCAGGCCCAGTCAACGATTGCCGTTCCAGTAATGCCACCAGGAGCCGCCCGTAGCCTACACTATCACACACACGCAGCAACACACGCACTGCCACATCAACCACCTCTAACATATCCCAATTGGGTTCCCTTCACTCACTTTGGTTGA